ACCAGGTTGAAATATCTTCTATTATAGATCCCTGTTCCTTCGTCTATGACTGCATTTAGGATAATCTCTTCGAAGGAATAAATATCCACGATCTTAGGGTTTTCGATGAGACGGTTCTTTAAATAAATATAATCTAGGAGGGCGACTACGAAGTTCATACTTCTGCCCAATTGTTTGCTCAGTCCCTCTGCGTGGGCGTAGATCTCTTTCCAAAGAGATCTGGCTTCGGATTCAGGTAAATCCAGGTTTGCGATAATTCTGAAAAAGTCGGAGTAGAAATAATCGTCCTTCTTTCCCATCTCTTCGAATTTATTTGCGAGGCTGAGAAGTGGAGCTTCCTTATCGTTTACTATCTCTAAGATTGCATTTTTTCTTTCTGAATTGATTTGGCCCAGACCCTTGAACCTGTCCCTCATTTCTATGAGTTCGTTCCTAGCTAGATTCGCTGTGGTCTCGTGAGCATTAAGGGTCTGCTCGGCAGTAAGTAATTCTACTTCTCCCAGCTTGGAAACTCTTTCGTAAAGCTCCAGTAGTTCCTTGAGTTTTTGGATTTCCTCGTTTTTTTCTTTTAGTTCTTCTTGTAGATTTCGCATTTTGGTTCGGGGTTATAGTCCAAGATCCTAAGGTAGGAACTCCTAACTTTCCGGTTTGTTATGGAATACTGGTAAAATAATTCTTTTCCACCCTAGGGGTAAACCAATTTAATGAATTACTTGGCGGTTTCATCTATGTCCAAAGGTCCTCATAAGAAAAAAGTTATTATCACTGGAGCTAGCTCGGGTATCGGCAGAGAGCTCGCTTTATTATATGGAAAAGAAGGTCATGATCTGGCTATCACTTCCAGAAGGAAAAATGTTTTAGAGGATATTGCAAAAGAGATCCGCTCCTTTAATAAAGGTGGTAAGGTGATCCTAGCCTCCTTGGATGTTTCCGAATCGGCGGACAATTTTAAAGTTCTTCCTAAACTTGCTAAGGAACTTGGTGGGTTGGATCTGTTCATTGCGAACGCGGGAATTTCTACCAACTCTTCTTTCGGTCAAAAAAGTTTTGAAGCTGATAAGAAGGTGATCGATACAAATTTGATCGGGCTTATGGCCGGCATCTCTGCTTTACAACCCATCTTCAGAGAACAGAAAAGCGGTCAGATCGTAGGAATTTCTTCGGTCGCTTCTTTCAGAGGTCTTCCCGGTTCGGCAAGTTATTCTACTTCTAAGGCAGCAGTTTCCACTTATCTAGAAGCTTTGAGGGGAGAAGTTCGAAAATTCGGCGTGAAGGTTACCGTAATTCATCCGGGATTTATAGATACCCCAATCAATCAAAAGTTGGAAACCCGTCCTTTTCTTGTTTCCGCAGAAAAAGGCGCTAAAAAAATTTACAATAGGATAGAGTCAGGAGTTCGATCCGCTACTGTACCTTGGTTTCCTTGGGCAATGATCGGAGTTCTGATGAGATCTCTTCCCGAGTCTTTATGGGAGAAGATCGGGCCTAGATAAAGGTTTTTGAATATGGTAGGAACTCCAGATCCTTCGAATATCTATAAGGTTCTTTTCGTATGTTTGGGGAATATCTGCAGATCTCCTGCGGCGGAAGGCGCATTCGTGGATTTAATAGAGAAGAGGGGACTTTCTTCTCTATTCGAAGTGGATTCCTGCGGAACTTCTCGCTATCATATTGGCGAATTAGCCGATCCAAGGACTAGACAAACGGCCCGCAAAAAGGGAATAGAGCTCACCCATAAGGCGAGACAATTTAAAAGATCCGATTTTGAATATTACGATTTTATTTTAGCGATGGACAGATCCAATAATAAGGATCTCGGAATACTCGCTTCGAATGAA
Above is a genomic segment from Leptospira selangorensis containing:
- a CDS encoding GGDEF domain-containing protein, whose product is MRNLQEELKEKNEEIQKLKELLELYERVSKLGEVELLTAEQTLNAHETTANLARNELIEMRDRFKGLGQINSERKNAILEIVNDKEAPLLSLANKFEEMGKKDDYFYSDFFRIIANLDLPESEARSLWKEIYAHAEGLSKQLGRSMNFVVALLDYIYLKNRLIENPKIVDIYSFEEIILNAVIDEGTGIYNRRYFNLVLNKEITRSKRYKRSFCLFLFDLDNFKKINDTKGHSFGDDILKLVAGTLMYAFRTEDISCRVGGEEFAVILPETGKENAKVAIERFRTYLRNSSKNDFGIEVTVSGGVAEYPTDADESNRLYSLTDAKLYEAKAAGKDRITYT
- a CDS encoding low molecular weight protein-tyrosine-phosphatase, whose amino-acid sequence is MVGTPDPSNIYKVLFVCLGNICRSPAAEGAFVDLIEKRGLSSLFEVDSCGTSRYHIGELADPRTRQTARKKGIELTHKARQFKRSDFEYYDFILAMDRSNNKDLGILASNEEERKKIHLFRKFQKGQGKDSEVPDPYYGTLKDFEEVHQIVSEASEGFLEYVLSKNGVKNA
- a CDS encoding SDR family NAD(P)-dependent oxidoreductase, with amino-acid sequence MSKGPHKKKVIITGASSGIGRELALLYGKEGHDLAITSRRKNVLEDIAKEIRSFNKGGKVILASLDVSESADNFKVLPKLAKELGGLDLFIANAGISTNSSFGQKSFEADKKVIDTNLIGLMAGISALQPIFREQKSGQIVGISSVASFRGLPGSASYSTSKAAVSTYLEALRGEVRKFGVKVTVIHPGFIDTPINQKLETRPFLVSAEKGAKKIYNRIESGVRSATVPWFPWAMIGVLMRSLPESLWEKIGPR